From the genome of Glycine soja cultivar W05 chromosome 14, ASM419377v2, whole genome shotgun sequence:
TGAATTGCTAAACCAATGCAAAGTAATGAATGCAGAAAAACAAATGgatgaaaaaataatgatatgaacaaaatcaattctaagagagattaaaaaaattggggGGACGTAAAAGAAAGGATAAGAACCATTTTAATAGGTTAATTTTTCCAAATCATAGACTAAAGAGACCGGGGTCATCGGCGTGCATTATCTAGCTTGCAGCAATGTCTTCCAATGATGTCAAACAACCACTGTTAGCGAGAGAATGGACAAAGGATTTTGCAACATGATTCAAGCTTGATGCAAGTTTGTGATGAAAcctcttaaaaaaacaaaatagcaaaaaaaaaatcaaagatgtaagaaaagaaattgaagagaaCTTGAGTTTTTTCCCAAACTCATTGAGAAAGAGGAACTTTcagataatgtttttgtttatgcGTCAAAAGCATTAGTCTTATCAAAGTGGTATTGCCTATTCAGTTCTCAAACATTTTGAGATAAAcgtttaaaacttgaaaaaaaaattagagaattaaTATTCCATAAATTGTTGGACAAAAAATACCAATGCATTAACTATTaaactaaaacatattttttcattGAATTACTAATTAGCAAGAATTTATGCAAtgcattattattaaaataaaacattttttcattgAAATACTAATCATAAGCATatacacaaaaaattatattttaatatatatatgtatgtatatatataatgtcaATCTTAACGTTGTGTATAATTAGTCGGATGcattagattaaaatttaaaaagactaTTTTAGCATAAGAAAGTCTTTTGGATTTTAAAGATTATGTATGGATATTATGACTTATCAGATTTTCTTATAATACTTTTGtgatagtttaaaatttaatagatttatattatatatttataagtgTTAACTCATTGACAAGTGCATCAAATTATCacaaataataaagttaaaacAGGAGTCTGAGTATCGAGTTCACATGAACTTTGTTTATACTTATATTGGTTTATATCCAATTTTCAAGCAATTAATTGAAGAGGAGGGGTTAAGAGTAAAAAgtaaagtaaaattattaaggacgggaatatttgaaaataagagAGACTAAAAACAAACACTTTTAAATGCTAAGgttaattcaaaatacaaatgtGTTTGGGCCTAGCATACCAAACTATttgtgatgtaatgttaataatatttcttaatttaatattatctcAATTTTTACCCATATCTACTCTGATACTCTAACATTGGTTCCTTAAgtgaaagagcctaatttatttattttgtctcCCAAATTCatttgcaaagataaaacaGTAAATCACATTAAGAATAAATATGCATGAATAGgctaaacaaaaatcattatATTCCTAGACATGATTCGTTTAGATACCATTTTCgagttctttagaaaataaacatttttcaatACCTAAATCCTAAACAGATGCATGAATATGGGTGATCAAATCACAATCAATGACAATAAGCACAAAAAAGGAACAATAAAAATTGGaattacattaaatagatagtatgAAAGAATTACATTGCAAGAGTTTGACCGCTAGACTCCCATAATgaggggtttagcctctcattgtcacgAGAGGCTTTACATTTTAGGAGTTAATGGGGATGGAAGAAGAATAATAAGGTTGGAGATAGGGAAAGAATGGTTATAGAGATGAGGGTTTTCGGCTTTGGGTGTATTCAGTAGAAAGCTCTGAGTCTCGTTgtatctttctcttttgttttctactccttttataggcctCAGTTAGCTTAATTTTCACGTAACCATGCGTTAAGGGCGACAACTACGCTTAGCGAGTAACGCGGTAATCACGCGCTTAGCGCGGAATTCTCGTTGAGCGCGCCTTCAGGTTTCTTCGTGGGTTTTCTTCGCGCTAAGCCAAGGCTAACCACTGAACAAGGTGTCGCATCGGCGTGTCTTATGCGCTAAGCGAGATGCTTTTTAACTCCAAAATCTTCTTTGGGGCTCTTCTTCAAGTTTCTTCATCAATTTACCTCCAAAACACTtgtaatttcctttcttttgaaTCTTGCTAGTcacaaattaaaatgatattaaaatccTCGTTATTATCTTAAAAACAAACGGAAAAGTTGATGAATCTAATCATTCTTGTCTGATTTGACTATCAATTAAACCTAAATTTCATAGTTGTCAATAAGATTTGAAAAGattatgtgaatttttaaaaatatattcaaaattacaaaagttaataaaaaaataagaaatgatgaaatttggataaaaaagtaaaaccaaaatgatttattttatcttttaatagtTATATTGATTATAGCTTCATGTCCTCCTATATTAATATTTCTTGCAATAACATTTTCTCATTCTCACTCTTGGATTtgaacaataaatataaaactatatgtttgattttctgaatttttttaattactacaattattttatgataaaactaATAACATGTTTAAATGGGATGCAATGATAAGCACGTACCGTGACATCCTTCATCtcaacatacatataaataaataaaatatataaaaaatactgaaaaataaaattacatggaTAAAAGATTCACATTCACTTtattattaccaaataaaacttataaaaaacatatttgactCAAAACAAGAccgtcaaagtttacaaaagaaattttgttaaattagtgAGGTAAAATAACGTCATacaattgaaataaaaacttatctctaatgtcacatcctatcagaacaTTGTGTCTCAGCATCCTCTAACAAGAGATTCTTTAAATTCATTCACCTAGTcatttgctcccacgaacatagggttcgagatcatcacaggattcaaatacaaataacacacagagagtgagttatcacatttctaaaaaaaatacaaataaacaaagacgtaatcaaaataaattatagaagtaATTATAACAcaactcaacttaatacaatccatcacgtcacttcaccactttatcatttaaaattcatttttcaatcaccaatcacacaCTTGGGTCAAGATGAAATAACACTtaccaatttcataataaacaattagcaatcgttatgcaacaattatactaagactcaagtctatatgcaatgtggtaccatgtttgTGAAAAACCAccttggggcgcttaggagtacataataagacacaccacacaatagatatgtcaggtcactctcactaagtaaaatcataaggtgaccagtcagggtcactctattttgcgagaatgctcaaACCATATGAAATCAACatagacttaaaggagcactcaaaccaagtgtctttacccccaaggcctagactccgaagaatccgttagggtctcaccttcctgattcaggttcaacccctaaaacaatttttgcatgcagacactgctcatgaattataccaTATCCTCGACCTCACACTCGtttttcaaacacgtttaacacattgcgttataatttaaaactttagGTTCCTCACTAGGAGTTCTACGCTttccctttaacactgcgcataaacacttttctcaaggtaaacacaagtcggattattgtataattcacagctcacaacacaagtattgtcacatcaagtattaaccacacacttattcacaaccaaatttcATGTACACAATTtgacatctcataatgtcacaatccattatcacatgttcaactttggaCTTGTGCACAATCTCAACAACAATATTATATTCTCATTATAACAATTTACCACTCCTCATAACTCATATgcacatcacacaataataatatttgcatgacataagaacacacacacacacacacacacacacacatatatatactaaATCAAGCTACATTATTTTCAATCAAAAAGAGATTctacaataattaaattaaaattacataaaaaaaaatactacaaggTATTAACTTTACAACTTTCTTTAAGATTATAGCCTCCATTTTATTGTCAAAGTGTGAGACTATGTTCTCTctgcaaaaatattatttcacaattcccaacggtgagaatgtgcGAAAGTGGGATCCAAAGCAGGTGTCTAAATTTCATGACGATTCAACGGTTGAAGAGTCTAAGATTATAATTTTACTCAGACAAGTTTTGGGTGgtgtggaaaaagagaaagctaCAATGCAAAGGGCATTTCTCTCACCAAAAATAGATTTTCGCAAATTCCAATGGTGAGAATGTTCACAAATGAGTTCCAAacatggtgctcaaatttctcaacgatccaacggttaatgagtcTGATATCATCATTTTACTGAGATACGTTTGAGTGTATACGGGAAAAGAGAATGTTTtagaaaaggaagaaggaaaaaacgaaattgagaggaagagaaaacATAGAGACTATCGTCAGTctaaaaactgacctaacatgtctctatttatagttagggtactctcaacctattatttactctattttttatttattattttataaacaaatactctattttatttcctattaaattaataaatcaaatatcctttttattttccttcaaactattattttaataaatttatttttccttatttatttaattataaaaacctcaccattttatttttagataaaaaacttttttaatttatttacaaaaagtgGGGTGTTACACGTACGATTAGAAGGGAGTAGTGAGGGTTGAAAATTGGTAGATGATTATTCAGTTATGTGGATGACGAAATTAAGAGTGACAGTCATGAAAACATTATATTGAGCAAGTTATGAGCATAATCAATATATGAAAAACATAATTAGTCTTAAcacataaagtaaatattaatttaatttaaaaaacaaaggaaaaagtgCAAAGGAGAGGAAtatatttgacttttttttattccaaaaaaataaaagaaatatatatgacaCATGCATCTTGAAGAATATTAAAAAGAGAAGAGGATATGTGtaatgagagaaaataaagtCTGATAaccaatagaaaaagaaagaaaaaagtctaACAAAATCTCAAGGGTttgaatgaaattatttaatagatgttttatactaaaaagtatgataaaattcatataaatttgtatattttttaatttcaaaatattttttataagttataaaaaaatcataattgaaTATCACCAGATTTTGTtatctttcttaaaaaatattaaaaattttaattgaatatcacaaaacttatttatactattttaaaatcatgattgaatatcacaattttttttttataaaaaaaaagtcttttaaccTTGGATCAGGTTGAAATAACTCGGAACATAACTCATCCTTAAAATACATTCATTAGGTTTAATTTGTAAAATCTAAACTGTccaaattaattttgtgttagGTTAGGTTAGTTTGTTAGGTCTTGCTTATCCCTAGCATATTTTCTTGTAAGTATTAAGTCTTGGGATTCAAGTCCTCCACACAACATTTTGACCTTCACACCTTCACCCTGTTTTTAGTttcaacaagttaaaaaaattataataacttttttcatttttaacaagTTGTTATAGATTATAACTATTAAGtatcattataaaaaatcatagatCTCACAAGATTCAAGTTCATGTGCGCGAAATTTCCATCCCTGAATTACTTTAAGATCAGTTTATATCCCAGgatgataaataaatacttgatgcaaaatttactttttgaaatactctttcaaaacttaaaaaacaaaacattacacaaatattatatttaagtttaattgtaattttagtttcttactTAAAATGTGTAGAATccattgttaaaaataaataagttaaagaACATAGAGTATATTATACCAACTTACCAACATTTAATGGGAATCGAGATTTATTAAAATGCATATAACTCGTGAACAAGAAATATATTGGGACTAAaatgtgtaaaaattaaaaattgagatCGATGAGACCTGAGATTGAAGTCACAAAGCTAAAAATGAGGGAGAGACTTAGTTATTAATCTCTCCGGACCAGAACTGTTGATGttcaaaaactatatttttaaactGGATATTATtcacaaatataatattaagtCACAAAGCTAAAAATGAGGGAGAGGCTTTCAATGCTTTTTCAAGCTGGAAGAACAAAAAATTATCCCTCGAAATTAAAAGGTGAATTTTCACAATTTCCAAACAAATACTATCAGGAGAATTCACTTTTATTAAGACAGACCAAATTCACAGGTGGACAAAGAAGACCACGATTTATTCCCACTCATGTATATCATGCATACCCGATTCAACTAAAGTGACCaaatttttctctttatataaatACACAAACACAATAATTATAAAGGTAGAAAACTTAATCAGCTAGCAAGAGTGAAGGATTCAAAGGTTTGAGATTGAAGTTGATGCATGGTGAAATTAACAATCAAGGGCATTTGGGCTTGCCCTTGGAGTTCTTCATGTCTCTGTAGCAAGGGCACTCGTGCTTGTTCCCATAAGTCCCAGATGGCACACACCTACACTTGCTGCAGCAAATCCCGCAGAACCTCGTGCACCTGTCCTTCATCCCAGCCCTAGAACACCTCTTCGCGCACTTGgaggagcagaaagctgattcCAACCACATAATAGTACATATAAATGTTATGTCAATATCAAAAATAAAGTGacacaataattataaaattgatttgatgatgaaaaaaaaaatttaatgatagaAAGAAGGAAGGAGAGGGATCTTATAGCTAGATTTAAATCCCTCTcacttataaaaatttaataatatattaatatatatcacttataaaaatttaataatatattaatatataaaataaaataaaatgatacatcaaaatataatttaatttatatattgtatCTAGCTAAGATAAATTTGTGCCTAAAAAAAGCTATTgcaaatttgttgtttttttttataatagagtTATTATAAAGATAATTTCAAATTAACTGACAATGTATTTACACTTATATTTAGTTGAGTGGAacgaatatttttttggttacaGAATTGaaagaatataaagatgaagaaaaaatttcaaatttaaattaaagagaaaataaataaaaaattgatttttttttttatctctaaaagtcaacttttctctttcatttccgTCCAATTCTCTTCGTCCAcaacagaaaaaataattatttttcgtGTTTTCCCTCATCTGATTTTTCACCGACCAAACATTCCATTAGTGCATCTAATTAAGGTGAATGTTCTAAACATATGGATCCTATCATGTCATATTAGATTTAagaattttaacaattttttatttcaacagTGCAATCATTTAAGAACTTAAAATGGTCTCATATATAATAATCTTACAAAATATTTGTTCAATCATAAAAATCGATTGCTTATATAAAACTCTGTTCTTAATTATAAACTGGAAGTCATGTGTCAACCTCCTCCAATGATGAATTTGAGTAAGAATCTGTTCTTAAATTTAAGAATCTCGCAAGAACTTGCAGTGGAGATGTTTTTACAGTGCATATGACATTTAAACTTATAATATACGAATACAAACCCCAAGAAATGCTATCATAATTGAAGCAAGACTTAATAATTAAGTACTACTAATTGTGTACTAGTACTAATTAAGGCTTAAGGCATACCAGAACCGGCCATTGACACCTCGAACAAGGAGGAGCTTAGGACAAGGCAAATAAGTAGAACAGCTACAAATGCTACCTTCATCTGGGTTTCACAGTGTAGAATAGAGAACAGAGGGAGAAGAACTATGCCTAGAAGGGGGTATGATAATTAACCAGAGTGGCATACACTAGAGCagaggaaggaaggaaggaCCGAAAGActatgaatttatgatgcttaTTTAGGATGTGTTGTGGGAGAGTGAGCCACTGAGTGGGGTTATTTATAGTAACAAAAGTTAAGGGTAGGTGAAATGTTAAAAAGAGAATTTATTAGGATttgtttggtttgtattttcattttctgtttttattttttatttttattttttgaaaattattttcatttttaaaaatttagaattttgaaaatatgtttgatttgatttcttgtttactatttttatgaaataaaaatactaaaaaaatttatgatatattgatttcttatctttttgaatttttggatTTGCTTAATATTATATTCATTGTCATCGCAGTTACATTTTactcaaaatgaaattttttgttctcaactgaaaactcaaaataagattttattgttttcattttcgggTTGTTCCTGTTTTCATCTTTACtgattttcagtgaaaatgaaaacaaaaaacaatcaaatcaaacaccCCCTTAATTATTTGTAGCAAGATCTAGTTAAATGGCTTGTCATCACCAACAAATCATGTGTACGTAATtggttagattttttaaaataagattttggaTTGAAATATGAATGTGAatgggaatgaaaaaaaatataattaagacaaaaaatctattaaaaatgaTCGGTCAGATTttcttacataaattaattatcaataaaattaataatacttttatatttaatatatgatgattcaaaaaataaaatataagattggTTTAATagtttgaaaaggaaaaagagaaagaaaaaagatcaCAAGTTCAAGTATTTCTGATTAACATttctaaagaaaataataaaactaatatttatccataacaaaaattttaaaaacattgctTTACATCAAAATTGCTTGGCATCAAAATTGCAAGCGGATAGACAGCTGGCTAAGGTagtggttttggttttggttttggtatTATTGTGAGGAAGCCGCGTACCTTTTGGCTTTATTAATTCTTAGATTTTAATGGTTATTTGTCCCCTATATGTATGATGGACATGGACGTAGCATTGCATATATTGATATTGGCAATTTGCCATATTCATTGCATTCTGAGTTGTTATTTGTTCCAAGAAACAGCACTAAAGCTTTGTTTACTCGTCCTATTTGAATGACAGATTGTGGCAGCAAACTGGCAAAGgcttaaagaattttaaatggtTTTTCTACAAAAAAATTCGAAGCaataaacttttaaaaccaTTTTTCGTCTAAGTAACACTGTTTGATCCGGTTAATCATCACTGACTAATTAATGGATAAACCGATAAAGCTGAAAGTAATGATAATGCTGATATACTAGTACAACATGTTTCTTAAATAATTTAGGATAAATATTAGTTCACACCTTTAAGGAGTTTATATGTTCATCGAGAGAGATCGAgatgaagaataaaaagaaagaaaatataataaattcgACATGTGATTGcagaaaaagaagaggaaacataATTAAATGTAACAGGAATATAAAAGTTAGGGTATAAAAAAGTTAGAGTTTTCTATTATAAAGAAATATAGAAAACAAAGTATAAATCTTTTGGTGTGTAAATATCACAGTCCTAATGCCAAAGGCCACTgctttaactctttaatttgtgagcctctcttaatctttttattacgttagttaattacaaaatattccacattatacataataaattaataaattacgggaaaatagaatatatattggccatgtaatttcttttacaCCGAGAGTACATAAGTTAATCCgataaattattcaaatagtattttttttttgtctctactATCTagttaaatttcataataaatatctgATATTTCATCTCACTTTCCACATAagagcataaaaaaaatataaacaatacaattttacttataaaaaatatcattttaatttttaacgaaTGTGCCAATTAACGACACTAGTCGGCATTACCTTTAATATATACATGCTTTTTTCCCTCATGGACTCATTGTACATGTACAAATCTTTTTATTctagattaatttaatttctgtcTAAAATTAACCTTACTAATaatcatgtataaaaaataattataaaaaacagtaaagaaaatttttaaatgcaaatattatattttgtatactatataagtaaacaaaaatgttaaaattaattttgttatgagcCACCAAATATCTTAATTGGCCCACCCCAAATAAACCTGCTCCCGTATTATAGATGTCAAACCTATAAAATATTCATGTCTCAAATGAACCCAACATGCCATCCAGTTATTGAGCGTTTCATTTGCATGCGAAAAAATAGGCTATACAGGAGATCCTATCATTTTTTTCAGATCCGAAATTGGAATTAGGTTATCCCCACAACCAAAAGTTATAAGACCAATATCTTGAGAAAGTAAAATATGAGTTAATGGACAATACTGAGATGGTTCAAATTATTAATCACATGCATGTATCACGTTTTGAGgagatatatataaaattgactTATGCATAtatgaagagaagagaagatgaGGGATTGACTGTGGATTTGAGTCTCTCcattaataataactatttattGTCGATGTACATCTTGTAGATGTAGTTCTTAACTAGCTATTACatataaaatatcatctatTGCCCTGTTGGTTTCCTTCCTAGATAAGCCCCCAAATTAAGTTAGTATTTGGCAGCGTGACACCTACCCTAGAGTAGAGGTCCCTTTATTTGTAAGGTTAGTAAATTAGTAATGGTGGAAGTGGTAGggcatgggtgcattttttccTCTTTGGAACTCTCTCGAACTCCATAGAAAATGGATCATGGTTCCACCAAAGGATACGATGGTCGCTTGTACATTGTGTTGGCTATTGAATCAGCTGTTTCACGTGATGTGTGATGTGTCGGTGCATGCGTATTGCCATAGTCATTTTACCACCTCCTCATATGGCTCTATCACCAAATCcaccttcttgattcttatAGTATATAGTACGAAATTTGCCAGCTCAATGGGCAAGTCaattttagtctctttttctCTAGTTTTAGTCCAGGAAGGACCCAGTTGATAATCGGATTCTTCTTATGTGTTCTTTTCAACAAACATATATAACAGAAATAAAACAACTATTGTTAGCTTAATTTCCTTCATTAAATATTTGGTGATTCCTAAATTGAAGCTCAGACTGAAAAACTATATTTAAGATGTTCATTTCTTGTCATGCACAAAATGTAATGTTtgcaaatatcttttttttttttttgttagatctttttcatatttatttggtAAAGCATGCGTACTGTAAAAAAATGAGTACATGTTAACTTCTTGAAAATATACGTGTATTCTTTAAATCTTTTTGCTTCtatataaattagtttatcTATATCTTAGTGTCTCAATCTATTAGGCATATTTGTATATTAgattgaattgattttgaaaagtgTTCTAGGCCAAATCCGGATGGACTTGACTCATCTGATGTATCATGCTTATTCATGCAACAACTCCACTCATTTAATCTACAAGAAGATGGTATTAATTAAACTGACATCCAATatcgaaatatatatatatatactcaatt
Proteins encoded in this window:
- the LOC114382991 gene encoding peamaclein-like is translated as MKVAFVAVLLICLVLSSSLFEVSMAGSAFCSSKCAKRCSRAGMKDRCTRFCGICCSKCRCVPSGTYGNKHECPCYRDMKNSKGKPKCP